Proteins encoded by one window of Micromonospora coxensis:
- the gatC gene encoding Asp-tRNA(Asn)/Glu-tRNA(Gln) amidotransferase subunit GatC, whose product MAAISREEVAHLARLSRLAVTEEELDTFAGQLDVILQSVAQVGEVAAADIPPTSHSVPLTNVLREDVVVPGLTPQEALSGAPDADQQRFRVPRILDEDVAS is encoded by the coding sequence ATGGCCGCCATCTCCCGCGAGGAGGTCGCGCACCTCGCGCGACTGTCGCGGCTCGCCGTCACCGAGGAGGAGCTGGACACCTTCGCCGGCCAGCTCGACGTCATCCTCCAGTCGGTCGCCCAGGTCGGCGAGGTCGCCGCGGCGGACATCCCGCCGACCTCGCACTCGGTGCCGCTGACCAACGTCCTGCGCGAGGACGTGGTGGTGCCGGGGCTGACCCCGCAGGAGGCGCTGTCGGGGGCGCCCGACGCCGACCAGCAGCGGTTCCGCGTCCCGCGGATCCTGGACGAGGATGTGGCGTCATGA